In Acinetobacter sp. C32I, one genomic interval encodes:
- a CDS encoding hotdog fold domain-containing protein, whose product MASTLDLWNKVSVLPAGKWTFTRMLCLKAPYFSSISPLFEELKPNACKISIKKKRSVLNHIGTVHAIAMCNMAELAGGTMTEVTVPTTHRWIPKGMTVEYLKKAETDLIAIASPVDEHYDWDKAGEYLVNVDVLDQHNEKVFHATITMWISKKKK is encoded by the coding sequence ATGGCCTCAACGCTAGATCTATGGAACAAAGTCTCTGTCTTACCTGCAGGTAAATGGACATTCACTCGAATGCTGTGCCTTAAAGCACCGTATTTCAGTAGTATTTCCCCACTGTTTGAAGAACTTAAACCTAACGCCTGCAAAATTAGTATCAAGAAAAAACGGAGCGTGTTGAATCATATTGGTACGGTACATGCAATCGCGATGTGTAACATGGCGGAACTTGCGGGTGGGACCATGACTGAAGTGACAGTACCCACAACCCATCGCTGGATTCCCAAAGGCATGACGGTTGAATATTTAAAGAAGGCTGAAACTGATCTGATTGCGATTGCTAGCCCTGTTGATGAGCATTACGATTGGGACAAAGCAGGTGAATATCTGGTGAATGTTGATGTACTCGATCAACACAATGAAAAAGTTTTCCATGCCACCATCACCATGTGGATTTCCAAAAAGAAGAAATAA